Genomic DNA from Streptomyces venezuelae:
GCGGCCGAGTGCGCGCGGCAGGCGGTCGACCACGACGTGGTGGCGGTCGTCGGCGCGTACAGCCAGCACGGCCGCTCCTTCCTCGGCCCGCTCGAAGTCGCGGGCATCCCCTACATCGGCGGGTACGGCGTCACCGACGACGAGTTCAGCAGCCCCCTCTCGTACCCCGTCAACGGCGGCGAACCGGCGCTCCTCGCGGGCAACGGCCGACAGCTCGCCGCACGCTGCGACCGGGTCTCCCTCGTCCGGCCGGACACCCTCGCCGGGGACGAGCTGCCCAAGCTGCTCAACCAGGGCCTCGCCGACGGCCACCACAAGCCCGTCTCCGACATCCGCGCCCCCGAGGACGGCACCGACCTGACGCCGCAGGCCGAGCGGGCGCTGAAGGACGCGGGGGCGGACAACGGGTGTGTGACGGCGGCGCTCGGGGCGCGCACGGACACGTTCTACGACTCGTTCCGGCGCACCAAGGACGACTATCCGCCGGTCCGCATCTCGTCCGTGCTCGGCAGCGTCGACCAGTCCCTGATCGACCGCACCGGCGGTGCGAGCGGTCCCTACGAAGGGGCGTACGTCACCGGCTGGTACCCGGCGGCGGGCGACGCGCGGTGGGACCGGATGCGGGACGTCATCCGTGAGCAGGCGTTCGGCGACAACCGGGTCGACCCCTCGGACGCGGGCGTCCAGACGACGTGGATCGCGTACACCGTCCTGAAGCAGGCCGTCGAGTCGCTCGACGGCGGCGAGGTGACGGCCCGCACGCTGCGCCGTGCCCTCGACGGCGGCCTGCGGGTGGAGACGGGCGGCCTCACCCCGCCCCTGAGCTGGCGTTTCGAGGACCTCCTCGCCGCCAGTGAGTTCCCGCGCCTGATCAACTCGGGCGTCACGTTCCAGACGGTGCGCGACGGGCGGCTCGTCCCGGCGCGCGAGGGCTTCGTGAACGTGGAGAAGACGCTGGAGCAGAGCGCGTAGCTAGAGCTGGGTCTTGTTGCGCTCGGTGAGGCCGTACTTGCGGGCGATCGCGTTCCAGTGGTTCGCGGCCTGCTCCTTGGCGGTGGTCGCGGTGCCGCTCTCGCGGTTGCCTGCCGCGGTCTGCGGAGTGTTGCGGGCGTGGCCCTTGTGGCAGCCCTTCTTGCCCGCGACCTGGTCCGCCCAGGCGGCGTAGTGGTTGTCGGCGGCGGCGGAGGCCTTCCATGCCTTGTTGAGGGAGGCCGTCAGCTGGTCGTTGGCGGGCAGCTTGTCGACCTTCAGACCCGCGAGCCGGGTGACGAGACCGTTGCGCTGCTTGGCCGCGGCGCGGAGGTCCTTGGCCGACTGGCCGAGATTCTGGCACTTGCCCACGTTGCGTACGGCGGCGATGACCGAGTCGCGGCTGTTGTTGCTGTCGGCGAGCAGCTTGTCCAGGGCGACGGCCTGCTCCTTGGCGGGGTCGGCGGACGGCGAGGGCCGCTCGTCGGGCTCCCCGGACGCGGAGACGGGCTGCCCGTCGTCACCCTTGTCGTCCTCACCGCCGCCGGCGCTGAGGAGCGCGCCCGCGCCGATGCCGAGGACGGCGATGCCGACGCCGACGGCGGCGATCAGCGGCACCTTGGATCCGGTGCGGTTGCGGCGCCCGCCGCCGCCGTGACCGCCGCTCGCGGGGTCGGGGGCGGGTACGGGGGCCGGTCCCTGAGCCTGGACGCGGGGCATCTGCTGCGTGGACGCAGGCCCCTCGGCCTCCGGCTCGGTACGGAAGAGACTGTCGAACTCGGCGGGCGGCTGCCGGTCGCCGGGGGCGCCGGGACGGATGCCGTAAGGGGCACCGGCGGGCTCGGGAGGCGTGGAGGACCCTGCGGGGCCTGCGGGGATGGGCGCGATGAGCTGGGTGGGATCACTGTCGGTCCCGGCCCCCGTCCCCGAGTCGGCCCGTCCCAGGAACTGCGTGGCATCCCCGGCGGGAGCCTCGGGCGGCAAAGCGCCGGGCCCCACGGGGGGTATGTACTGCGTCACCCCTTCGTCGGCGGCGACGGGCGGTATGTACTGCGTGGCATCACTGTCGGACCCCGCGCCGGGCGCGGCAACGGGCGGCAGCGGCTGCGCGGCGTGGGAGCCGTGCGCCTGCCGGTCGTCCCGCCCGGACTGCGGCGCGGCGTGTGCGCCGTGTCTGGGCTGCGAGGAGGGCGGCTGCGGCTGCTCGGGACGCGGGGCGGCATGAGCACCGTGCGCCGCCTGCGCCCCGTGCGCGCCCTGCCCCTGCGGGGCGGCGTGCGCGGGTCCGCGCTGAGGCTCCTGGGGGTAGCCGTAGCCGTAGCCGGGGGCGTTGGGAGCGGACTGCGGGACGCCGCGCCCCGACTGCGGGTAGCCCTGTCCGGCTTGCGGGGCGCCGTGAGCGGCCTGCGGCGCCCCGGAAGGCCGCTGGGCATCAGCGCCCGGCTGAGGGAAGCCGTATCCGGTCTGTCGGCCACCGGGACCACCGGCCGGCCCGGCACCAGGCCCCGCCTGCGGGTAGCCATAACCCGCCTGCGAAGCACCGGGCCCCGACTGCGGAGATCCGTACCCGGACTGCGAGGACCCGCCCTGGGCGCCGTGCCCCGGGGGCGGGGCACCGTACCCGGACGACTGACCAGCGGGGCCCCCGGCCTGCCCGGCACCGGGACCCGCCTGCGGGTAGCCGTAACCGGGCTGCGGGGCACCCGCGCCGAGGGGCTGGGCTCCAGCGCCCGGCTGCGGGGCGCCATACCCGGACGACTGACCACCGGAACCCCCGGCCTGCCCGGCGCCAGGCCCCGCCTGCGGGTAGCCGTAACCCGGCTGCGGGGCACCCGCGCCGAGGGGCTGGGCTCCAGCGCCCGGCTGCGGGGCGCCATACCCGGACGACTGACCACCGGAACCCCCGGCCTGCCCGGCGCCAGGCCCCGCCTGCGGGTAGCCGTAACCCGGCTGCTGCGCACCCTCTCCGAAACGCTGCGCTCCCGCGCCCGGCTGCGGAGTGCCGTACCCGGACTGCTGATCACCGGAACCCGGCGCCTGCCCGGCACCGGGCCCCGCCTGCGGGTAGCCGTAACCCGGCTGCGACGTACCGGGTCCCGACTGCTGCGCGCCCGCGCCGAGAGGCTGCGCTCCCGCGCCCGGCTGCGGGGCGCCGTAGTTCTGGTGCGGGGTGCCCTGGCCGGGCTGGGGTATGCCCTGGTCGGCGGGGGGCCGCGTGCCGTAGCTCTGTTGCGGGTCGGTGTACGACGCGTTCTCCGGAGGGAGGGGCTGGGCGGAGGGGGCGGACCAGTCCTGGGACTGGGCGGGCGAGGGCGGGCCCGACGAGTCGGGGCCCCACGGGTCGCCCCACGGCGTGCCGCCCTGCGGGGCGGTGTGCCGGCCCGCGGTGCCGGGGAACAGCGGCTCACTGCCGTCCGCGGGCAGCACCACGCCTTCGTGGGCGGGCCGCTGCTGCGGATCGGAAGAAGCAGCGCCCTGACCGCTCTGCTGCGTCACCGGGACTCCTACACCTGGGGGACCTACGGAACCGTCGGGTCACGCTACCGGGTCGCCACATCCCTCTGCCACGCAGCTCAGAACGCCGCCCTCCGCACAGTGGCGGCAGTAACAAAACCTCCCTGTCCGACGCTGTTCTCAGGCCGCCTGGACGTCCAGACGCGCCCCGAACTCCCGTACCACCGGCTCCTCCCGGTACGGGTGGAGCCGCTCCTGGAAGTCCTCCAGGTACTCCGCACCGCGGTTCGACCGCAGCGTGCCGAGGAGTTCGACCGCCTTCAGGCCCGTGTGGCAGGCCTGTTCCACCTCGCGTCGCTGCACCTGTGCCGTGGCCAGGAGGACCAGGCCGATCGCCCTGCGCCGCGCCCGCGTCTCGGGGTGGCCGTCCAGGGACTCCTGGGCGCTGCGCGCCGCCGCGTCCGCCTGGCCCAAGTCCCGGTGACAATGCGCCATTTCATCGGCCAGATATGCGTGGTCGAAGTGGCGGATCCAGACCGGGTCGTCGCCGGAGTCGGCCGTGCTGCCGGATGCGCGGTCCATCGCCTCGACCGCCCGCCCCGCCACGACCTGCGTGGCCCGCGCGTCCCCGAGCAGCGCGTGCCCGCGCGCCTCCGCCGCGTAGAACATCGCCTCCGCGCGGGGCGTGACCCTGCCACGGGTCCCCTCCTGCGCGGCCCGCGCCAGCTGCGCGATCTCGCGGGGGTTCCCGAGCTGCGCGGCGAGGTGACTCATCGACGCCGCCAGTACGTACCCTCCGTACCCCCGGTCGCCCGCCGCCTGGGCCAGCCGGAGCGCCTGGATGTAGTAGCGCTGGGCGAGGCCCGGCTGCCCCGTGTCGACCGCCATGTACCCGGCGAGCTCCGTCAACCGGGCCACCGCGGCGAAGAGTTCACGTCCGACCGCCTCCCGGTAGGAGCCCGCGAGCAGCCCGGAGACCACGGAGTTGAGGTAGTGCACGACGACCGGCCGCACATGGCCGCTGCCGAACTGGTGGTCCAGCTGCGTCAGCGCCTCCGTCATCGCCTTGACCGCCGCCACGTCCGCCATCCCGACGCGTGGCCCCGCGGTTCTGCCGACCTGCGAGTCCGGCGAGGAGATCAGCCAGTCGCGGCTGGGTTCGACGAGCGCGGACGCGGCCACGGACGACCCGGAGAGGAAGTCGCGGCGGCCGACGTCGCTGCGCCACAGCTCGCAGACCTGCTCGATGGCGCCGAGGACGGTCGGCGAGAACTGCAGTCCGACGCCGGAGGCGAGGTTCTTGCCGTTCGCCATGCCGATCTCGTCGATGGTGACGGTACGGCCCAGCTTGCGGCCGAGCGCCTCCGCGATGATGCCGGGCGCCCGCCCGCGCGGCTGCTGCCCGCGCAGCCAGCGGGCCACGGACGTCTTGTCGTAGCGCAGGTCGAGACCGTGCTCCGCGCCGCACATGTTGACCCTGCGGGCCAGACCGGCGTTGGAACAGCCGGCTTCCTGAATGAGCGCCTGCAGCCGTTCATTGGGCTGTCGCGCGACGAGTGGCCTGGCGGCCATGGCGTACCCCCTGTGTGCACCGTGGACCATCGGAACGGGCGGCCGCCGTGGACCGCCTCAGGGTGATCAATGCCCGTGGGGCCAGGCGAAGATGCGCCACAAAAGAAGCAAAAGAACGCATAAAGAACTACAAACGCCACACTGTACGGTCCCAGCTGTTCGCTGGTCGTTCCCAGCCGTTCACGGCCGTACGGTCTTGAGGCGCGCTCCCCTCGGTCGAGGCGTTCTCCGACTGCCCGAGACGTGGCTACCCGCCCCCGGCAGCCGATCCCCATGCGCGCCCCCGCCCATGCACCCATGCGCCCCGCTCGCAGGATCGATGCTCCTCCCCCGCCCTCGCGTGCGCCCGTAACCCGAGGTGGCACCGGGAGTTGAGAACTGCGTGGAAGAGACCATCGGAGTCACGTCAGCCGCGCAGATCCCGAAGCAGCGCGGAGAAGCCTTGCTCGACACGGCCGTGCGGTACGCGGAGGAGCGCCACTGGGACGTGTTCCCCGGGACCTGGCTCGAGTCCGTCGAGGGCGTCGAGCAGTGCTCGTGCGGCGAGGCCGCGTGCGACGCGCCCGGCGCACACCCCGCCCGCGAGGACTGGGCGACCCTCGCCACCGGCAGCGCGACCGGGGCGCGGCGGCTCTGGCAGAAGCAGCCCAAGGCGTCGATCCTGCTCCCCACCGGGCGCACGTTCGACGCGATCGACGTGCCCGAGACCGCCGGTTTCCTCGCGCTCGCCCGCATGGAGCGGATGGAGCTCACCCTCGGCCCCGTGACCTGCACACCCGACCGCCGCATGCAGTTCTTCGTGCTGCCCGGCGCCACGGCCAAGGTCCCCGACCTGGTGCGCAAGCTGGGCTGGCCGCCGGCCGCCATCGACCTGGTCGCGCTCGGCGAGGGGACGTACGTCGCCGGGCCCCCCACCCGCTTCGGTGCCATCGGCGCCGTCCAGTGGGCCTGCCGCCCCACCGCCGCCAACCGCTGGCTGCCGGACGCCGAGGAGATCATCTCGCCACTGGCCTACGCGTGCGGCAGGGAAGCGCGCCGCTGACCGACCCGGAGGCCGCCGACGTATCGTGCGGAGACGGCGGGCGGAGCGGAGGGCGGCACGGTGACGGCAGCGGAGACGGCAGCGGGGCCCGGAGCGGCGGCGGTACGGATCCGGGGGCTCTGGAAGCGGTTCGGCGAGCAGGTCGCCGTCGCCGGGATCGATCTGGCGCTGCCCGCGGGCAAGTTCATCGGCCTGGTCGGCCCGAACGGCGCGGGCAAGACCACCACCCTCTCCATGGTCACCGGTCTCCTCCGGCCCGACCAGGGCACCGTCGAGGTCGTCGGCCACGACGTGTGGCGCGACCCCGTCGAGGTGAAGGCCCGCATCGGCGTACTCCCCGAGGGGCTCCGCCTCTTCGAGCGGCTCTCGGGGCGCGAACTCCTCGCGTACACCGGGAGACTGCGCGGACTGCCCGGCGCCGAGGTCGACAAACGCGCCGCCCAGCTCCTCGACGTACTCGACCTCGCCGGCGCCCGGCACAAACTCGTCATCGACTACTCGACCGGCATGCGCAAGAAGATCGGTCTGGCCGCCGCGCTGCTCCACAACCCCGAAGTCCTCTTCCTCGACGAGCCGTTCGAGGGTGTCGACCCCGTCTCCGCGCAGACGATCCGCGGGGTCCTGGAGCGGTACACCGGCTCCGGCGCCACCGTCGTCTTCTCCTCGCACGTCATGGAGCTCGTCGAGTCCCTCTGCGACTGGGTCGCCGTCATGGCCGCGGGACGCATCCGCGCGCACGGCACCCTCGCCGAGGTCCGGGGCGCGGCGCCCTCGCTGCAGCAGGCGTTCCTCGAACTCGTCGGCGCGCACGGCCGCACCGCGGGCACCGACCTCGACTGGCTGGGCGGCGGCCCCCGATGACCACGGCCCGACCCACCGCCCCCTCGGCGATCACGCCCGTCCTCGTCCGTCTGAAACTGTCCCTGCTGCGCAACGGCCTGCGCCAGTCGACGGGGCGCCGCGCCGCCTACATCGCGTCCGTCACCGTCGCGCTCCTCTTCGCCGCCCTCCAGCTCCTCGGTCTCGTCGCGCTGCGCGGCGACACGCACGCCGCGACGGTCTGCGTCCTGCTCGTCGGGGTGCTCGCCCTCGGCTGGGCGGTCATGCCGCTGTTCTTCCCGAGCGGCGACGAGACCCTCGACGCGACGCGCCTCGTCATGCTGCCGCTGCGGCCTCGGCCGCTCGTACGGGCGCTGCTCGTCGCCTCCCTCGTGGGCATCGGCCCGCTGTTCACGCTCTGCCTCGTGGCGGGCGCGGCGGTGGCGCTGGCCCACGGCGTCGCGGCGGCGGTGACCGGTGTCCTCGCGGTCGTCCTCACGCTCCTCGTCTGCGTGGCGCTGGCCCGCGCGGTCGCCGCCGCCAACATCCGTCTCCTCACCAGCCGCAAGGGACGCGACCTCGCCGTCCTCAGCGGTCTGGTCATCGCGGTCGGCGCGCAGGTCGTCAACTTCGGCGCGCAGAAGCTCGGTTCGTCCGGCCTGTCCACGCTCGACCCGGCCGCGGACGTCGTGCGCTGGATCCCGCCGTCCGCGGCGCTCGGCGCGGTCCACTCGGTCAGCGAGGGCGCGTACGCGACGGCGGCGGCCCAGCTGGCCCTGACCGGGGCGGCCCTCCTCGCGCTCCTCACCCTCTGGCAGCGCAGCCTGACGCGCCTGATGACGGCGCAGGACGGCTCCACGCTCGCCGCCGCCGAGCCGGACAAGGGCACGTCCCGCACGTCGGGCGCCCTCGGCGGGCTGCTGCCCGCGGGCCGCACCGGCACGGTCATGGAACGCAGCCTCCGCTACGTCTGGCGCGACCCGAAGACCAAGGCCGCCTGGGTCACGTCCCTCGCCATCGGCCTGATCGTGCCGCTCTTCAACGCCCTCCAGGGCACCGGCTCCGTCTACTTCGCGTGCTTCGCGGCGGGCATGCTCGGCGTCCTCATGTACAACCAGTTCGGGCAGGACACGTCGGCGTTCTGGATGGTCGCGATGACGATCTCGTCGCCCCGTGACGCGTACGTGGAGCTGCGCGGCCGGGCCCTCGCGCTCCTCCTGATCACCCTCCCGTACGCCGCACTCGTCACCGTCCTGACGACCGCGATGCTCGGCGACTGGCCCGCCCTGCCGGAGGTCCTCGGCCTGTCCTTCGCGCTGCTCGGCGCGATGCTGGCCACCGGCGCGTGGTCCTCGGCCCGCTTCCCCTACTCCATCCCGCAGGAGGGCCACAAGAACGTCGCCCCCGGCCAGGCCGGTCTCGCCTGGATCTCCATTCTCGGCGGCATGGTCGCGGGCGCGCTGCTGTGCGCACCCGTCCTGGCCCTCACGATCTGGCTGCACGCGTCGAG
This window encodes:
- a CDS encoding ABC transporter substrate-binding protein; this encodes MTGWRRTFLPRPSRSAALSAAAVAACASLISGCGVIPGTTGGSGDDPITVMTWAPEKTKATNKPGVPAMAQAYARWVNAHGGLGGRELKVLTCNDHNDSVGAAECARQAVDHDVVAVVGAYSQHGRSFLGPLEVAGIPYIGGYGVTDDEFSSPLSYPVNGGEPALLAGNGRQLAARCDRVSLVRPDTLAGDELPKLLNQGLADGHHKPVSDIRAPEDGTDLTPQAERALKDAGADNGCVTAALGARTDTFYDSFRRTKDDYPPVRISSVLGSVDQSLIDRTGGASGPYEGAYVTGWYPAAGDARWDRMRDVIREQAFGDNRVDPSDAGVQTTWIAYTVLKQAVESLDGGEVTARTLRRALDGGLRVETGGLTPPLSWRFEDLLAASEFPRLINSGVTFQTVRDGRLVPAREGFVNVEKTLEQSA
- a CDS encoding transcriptional regulator; the protein is MAARPLVARQPNERLQALIQEAGCSNAGLARRVNMCGAEHGLDLRYDKTSVARWLRGQQPRGRAPGIIAEALGRKLGRTVTIDEIGMANGKNLASGVGLQFSPTVLGAIEQVCELWRSDVGRRDFLSGSSVAASALVEPSRDWLISSPDSQVGRTAGPRVGMADVAAVKAMTEALTQLDHQFGSGHVRPVVVHYLNSVVSGLLAGSYREAVGRELFAAVARLTELAGYMAVDTGQPGLAQRYYIQALRLAQAAGDRGYGGYVLAASMSHLAAQLGNPREIAQLARAAQEGTRGRVTPRAEAMFYAAEARGHALLGDARATQVVAGRAVEAMDRASGSTADSGDDPVWIRHFDHAYLADEMAHCHRDLGQADAAARSAQESLDGHPETRARRRAIGLVLLATAQVQRREVEQACHTGLKAVELLGTLRSNRGAEYLEDFQERLHPYREEPVVREFGARLDVQAA
- a CDS encoding bifunctional DNA primase/polymerase produces the protein MEETIGVTSAAQIPKQRGEALLDTAVRYAEERHWDVFPGTWLESVEGVEQCSCGEAACDAPGAHPAREDWATLATGSATGARRLWQKQPKASILLPTGRTFDAIDVPETAGFLALARMERMELTLGPVTCTPDRRMQFFVLPGATAKVPDLVRKLGWPPAAIDLVALGEGTYVAGPPTRFGAIGAVQWACRPTAANRWLPDAEEIISPLAYACGREARR
- a CDS encoding ABC transporter ATP-binding protein → MTAAETAAGPGAAAVRIRGLWKRFGEQVAVAGIDLALPAGKFIGLVGPNGAGKTTTLSMVTGLLRPDQGTVEVVGHDVWRDPVEVKARIGVLPEGLRLFERLSGRELLAYTGRLRGLPGAEVDKRAAQLLDVLDLAGARHKLVIDYSTGMRKKIGLAAALLHNPEVLFLDEPFEGVDPVSAQTIRGVLERYTGSGATVVFSSHVMELVESLCDWVAVMAAGRIRAHGTLAEVRGAAPSLQQAFLELVGAHGRTAGTDLDWLGGGPR
- a CDS encoding transporter, with the protein product MTTARPTAPSAITPVLVRLKLSLLRNGLRQSTGRRAAYIASVTVALLFAALQLLGLVALRGDTHAATVCVLLVGVLALGWAVMPLFFPSGDETLDATRLVMLPLRPRPLVRALLVASLVGIGPLFTLCLVAGAAVALAHGVAAAVTGVLAVVLTLLVCVALARAVAAANIRLLTSRKGRDLAVLSGLVIAVGAQVVNFGAQKLGSSGLSTLDPAADVVRWIPPSAALGAVHSVSEGAYATAAAQLALTGAALLALLTLWQRSLTRLMTAQDGSTLAAAEPDKGTSRTSGALGGLLPAGRTGTVMERSLRYVWRDPKTKAAWVTSLAIGLIVPLFNALQGTGSVYFACFAAGMLGVLMYNQFGQDTSAFWMVAMTISSPRDAYVELRGRALALLLITLPYAALVTVLTTAMLGDWPALPEVLGLSFALLGAMLATGAWSSARFPYSIPQEGHKNVAPGQAGLAWISILGGMVAGALLCAPVLALTIWLHASSATSWTWLLLPLGAAYGATVTELGLRLAAPRVAGRLPEILTAVSRG